A genomic window from Motacilla alba alba isolate MOTALB_02 chromosome 2, Motacilla_alba_V1.0_pri, whole genome shotgun sequence includes:
- the MYC gene encoding myc proto-oncogene protein — protein MPLSAGFSSKNYDYDYDSVQPYFYFEEEEENFYLAAQQRGSELQPPAPSEDIWKKFELLPTPPLSPSRRSSLAAASCFPSTADQLEIVTELLGGDMVNQSFICDPDDETVKSIIIQDCMWSGFSAAAKLEKVVSEKLASYQAARREGGPAARPGPPPAAPPAPPPGLAASPAASASLYLHDLGAAAADCIDPSVVFPYPLSERAPRAAPPGASPASLLGDDTPPTTSSDSEEEQEEDEEIDVVTLAEANEYESSTESSSTETSEEHSKPHQSPLVLKRCHVNIHQHNYAAPPSTKVEYPAAKRLRLDSGRVLKQISNNRKCSSPRTSGTSDSEENDKRRTHNVLERQRRNELKLSFFALRDEIPEVANNEKAPKVVILKKATEYVLSIQSEEHRLIAEKEQLRRRREQLKHKLEQLRNCCA, from the exons ATGCCGCTCAGCGCCGGCTTCTCCAGCAAGAACTACGACTACGATTACGACTCCGTGCAGCCCTACTTCTACTtcgaggaggaggaagagaactTCTACCTGGCGGCGCAGCAGCGGGGCAGCGAGCTGCAGCCCCCCGCCCCGTCCGAGGACATATGGAAGAAGTTTGAGCTGCTGCCCACGCcgcccctctcccccagccgccgctccagcctggctgccgCCTCCTGCTTCCCCTCCACCGCTGACCAGCTGGAGATTGTGACCGAGCTCCTCGGAGGGGACATGGTCAACCAGAGCTTCATCTGCGACCCGGACGACGAGACCGTCAAGTCCATCATTATCCAGGACTGCATGTGGAGCGGCTTTTCCGCCGCCGCCAAGCTGGAGAAGGTGGTCTCGGAGAAGCTGGCGTCCTACCAGGCAGCGCGCCGAGAGgggggccccgccgcccgccccggaccgccgcccgccgcgccgccggcaCCGCCGCCCGGGCTGGCCGCGTCCCCCGCCGCCTCCGCCAGCCTCTACCTGCACGACctgggcgccgccgccgccgacTGCATCGACCCTTCGGTGGTCTTTCCCTACCCGCTGAGCGAGCGGGCCCCGCGGGCCGCTCCGCCCGGCGCCAGCCCCGCGTCCCTGCTGGGCGACGACACGCCGCCCACGACCAGCAGCGACTCGG aagaagaacaagaggaagatgaggaaatCGATGTTGTTACATTAGCTGAAGCAAATGAATATGAATCTAGCACAGagtccagcagcacagaaacatcAGAAGAGCACAGTAAGCCCCACCAAAGCCCGCTGGTTCTCAAACGGTGTCACGTCAACATCCATCAGCACAATTATGCCGCTCCTCCCTCCACCAAGGTTGAATACCCAGCTGCAAAAAGGCTAAGGTTGGACAGTGGCAGAGTTCTCAAACAGATCAGCAACAACCGAAAATGCTCCAGTCCGCGCACGTCAGGCACGTCAGATTCGGAAGAGAACGACAAGAGGCGAACCCACAATGTCTTGGAGCGCCAGAGGAGAAATGAGCTGAAGTTGAGTTTCTTTGCCTTGCGTGACGAGATACCCGAGGTGGCCAACAATGAAAAGGCTCCCAAGGTTGTCATCCTGAAAAAAGCGACAGAGTACGTTCTTTCCATCCAGTCAGAGGAACACAGACTGATTGCAGAGAAAGAGCAGTTGAGGCGGAGGAGAGAACAGTTGAAACACAAACTTGAGCAGCTAAGGAACTGTTGTGCATAG